The DNA window AAAATATCTCCCGAATGTTCTAATATTCCCTGGGTTATAGCTTGAGATTCTATCGCTAATATTGTCCATCGTAAATGAGCTAATAGTTTACCGTAAATTTCCGCAATTTTGCTTTTTGTTAAGGTGCGTTGATAACATTGAGCTTGTCGCCATTTTTCCCAAAGGGTTAAATTAGAAACGGTTAAATTTTCCATGCGGTAGTTAGGATTTTTGAGGATTTTAAATAGCATTTCTTTGAATATCTCTGGTTGTTCTAACCAATTCGGGACAGAAATATCCGTTCCCACTTCACTTAAATAGCCATAGGTTTGTAACCAAGTATTAAATTGTTGACTAAAATGTTGATTTTTGGCTAAAATTTGATTAAAGGATTGATGGGTTATTTCTTCGGCTTCTTCAAAGGTTTCTCTAATTTGATCTGCTAAACTTTGTAAGGTTTGCATTGAAGCCACTTCTGGGGTAGTATGGGTGGGTATCCAAGCATCAGAAACTTTAAATAATGTTCGTCGAATGGCTAACCCAATGGGGGCAATAATATTATAATAAGTGGCTGATTTTAATAGAGTTTGAATAGTTTCAGCTTGTTCTAAGAGTTGATTTAATGTAAAAAATTCCAGGGATGAATGAGTTTCTAGCTGTTGTAATGTTGGTAAAAATAGCTGTTCTAAATCTCGTTTAAAATCTTGATCTAAATGTCGTTCGCGTTGAATTAATCGCCATAAACCAGGTAAAGAAGGGAAAAGTTTACCCAGGGGGGGTTTTCCCATTTTTTGCCCTCGGACTAAAAACTCTAACCCCTGTTTTGGTAATCCCATTAAAGTAAAGATTTCTCCTAATAAGGTGGCGTTAAAATAGGCGTGAGAACCGAATAATTTAGCGGTTTGATTAAAGTCTAATTTTGCTACTTTTTTCCCTAAAACTAAGGTGAATATTTCTCCCCAAACACCACAGGTTAAGGGGCGATTAATTGACCAAGTTAAAGGCGGAATTACCCCAGGAATGACTTCTGCTGCAATAGTCCGCGTCCAAATGGGGCGTAAATTAGTAATGGGACGACTTTGCAAAATCCACACTTTTACCCCATCCCAACACCATTCAATATCTTGGGGGATACCTTGATAAAAGGTTTCGATATCTTGGGCGATTTTAACTAATTCTAAAATAACGGTTTTTGGCAAAAAACTAGGAAGTTCTAAATTCTCAATAAAGGTGTTTATTTCTATTTCTAAATGAACGGGAGTAAATTGACCTCCAACAACGGATTCTGCTCCTCCGGGTAATGCTTCAATAATAATTTGTGAACCTCCATCTAAGGGATTTCTAGTAAACATGACTCCCGCAACTTGACTAGCTAAATAGGGTTGAATTAATACAGCAATTCCCCTATCAGGAAGTTGTTGATTTTGACGATAGGAAATAGCTTCAGGAGTCCAATAGGATTGACGACATTGAATAATTGCGGGTTGTAATTCTGAAGCAGAATAAATAGGGCCAATAGTTTGATATTGTCCCGCCGCCGAAGAATGATTACTATCTTCTCCAAGGGCTGAAGAACGGACAATTAAGGGATAATTTATTAAGTTAATTTGTTGTTTAAAAGGAATAGTAGTATCTTCTAAACGGTGAATTGCAGGTAAAACCCATCCTAAAGGAACTTTAAACCCTGCGCGTTTTAACTCACTTAATCGGGTTGCTTTTTCACCACATTGTTGAATATCAAGGTTATCTTTTAAGTTGAAAATTTGTTGTTTCATATACAATCCTACATCATCTTTTTGAGCTAAATTAATTATAACTAATTCCAAAGATAACCCCATAACTGCCACCAGTTCCCAAGGGGATAAGAAGGGAGGAGATTGAAAAATTTGATGCCAAAACCACACCCAAAATGTCGCACTTAAACAACCCAAACGAGATGCCCAAAGTCGAGAGGAAGATTTAGAAATCGGCAATAATAAATAGCTGAATCGCCAGATTAATAATCCTGTAATTCCGCTACTGAGGGCAATAATTGGAGAATACACTAATATGCCCCAAGTCGCATTCGTAACGCCTCCTCCTTTAGCAATAAAATATCGCCCTGCGACTAATAAAATTAAACTAAATATTTGCCAAATTGGAGCATTAGGGAATAAAATCTTAGCAGCAATTACCGGAATTATCCCCCGTGCTATTTCTAGGACAACAGCAATAATTCCCGCTAGTTTTCCTGCTTGGGAAAAGGCGGCGGAAACGCTAATATTTCCTGTTCCTAATTGGGATAAATTTTTCCCCAATAGAAGTTGGACAACCCAACCTGTTAGGGGTAATGCTCCTAAACTAAAGCTACCGATTAATAGTAATATAATCGCCCAAAAAGACATGAGAAATATTCTCCTCTAATGCTCAAGATTTAAAGAATTAGATCGGGTGTCACCTTGTTTTTAAATTAAACCCCATGTTCCTGATCACCAACTAACCCAGAAAACATCCAGAGATTTGTTACAGATGGGGATTTTAGGATTACTCCGTTTTATTGTAATCAATGGCGGGTTAAAAAGTGCGATCGCTACCCCATCCGGTGAATGATAATATTTTAATTACTGCTGGGGTTTACGTTATTTTTAATGCTAACCTCGATTCTTCCCCAAGTTCTGATAATATTTGATTAGGAGTGATCCGCACAACCTTTAGCTTTTCATTAACCAAAAATGAGATAATCGTTAACGTATCATTCAATTCAGGAAAAATTGGCATTATGGCGAGTAATACCCTCTGGATTCCAATTGCAGTGCTTGTTGTTGGATTTATTGCGGCGGTTGGTATTGGATCAATTGCTTGGTATAATTCCAAGCGTCCTCCCGGTTGGGAAGATAAAGAAAGACCGGATTATATTCCTAAAGTGAATCAAGAGGATGAGAAGAACTAAAGGCGAAAGGGGTCTGTAGATCTTCTGGGGTTTCAATTCCCTTGATTCCTAGAGGTTATTTTCGAGCTAGATACCAGATGAATTTGGATTGATCTTGTCAAGTTTCAGACAATACTTTCAAGATGAAAGTCGGGAAGAACAGTTGCTTTTCCCGACTTTAAACCAAAAGCTATGGTCTTTAACAACTCTCCTCCAGCGATAGAATTTTTAACGGTTAATAAACAACGGTTTAGCTTTTTTTCCCTTTCGGAAATTGGTTAATTTGGGCTGACCCATAAAAGATCACGGAATTGTTTTGAATTCGCAGTCGATCAACCCGCAATTGAGTTCCATCTAAGGCAAATTTGTCCAGATCTAATAAATCATTAACATGGTTTACTAGGGCTTGACTCAGGTTAATTTCCTCCTGATTTCCGCTATATTGAACATCGACAAATCGGATTTTTTGACGGTCTTGCACCTCCACCTGAGTTGTAAAATCAACTTGGATGGGTTCCTCTGAATTTCCAACTAGAATTCCTGATTGAATTCTCAAGGCTTTTTCAGGAGTAACGGTCATCAGGGTTTTTGTGAACGTTAAGGGCTCTCCCTGATATTGAAGGCGCTGAAGTTTTTCGACCACAAACGGTGTGTTAAAAGAGTCCGTTAAGTCTTCCTCTGTTAACACAACCCGCAAACTCGCTTGAGTGGGTTGTCGTAACTTCACTTGACCTGTAAAAATGGCGCTGAAATCAATAGACACCGCTTGCAGATAGAGTTCCATGACTGCAATGCGGAGGCCATTGTACATCAGCATCCCGTTTCCGATGAAATCAAAACCATCGACGCTTCCCTGCAATAGCTTGGCTACAGGTTCCGCCCGAACGTTGGCTTCAATTTTTTCAGAACGCTTGAATAAAGCCGCGATCGCAGCCCCAACAACCTTGCTGACGAGGCGATCGCCACTTTGAGTCTGAAAAGAAGTGCTTCCAAACAAAGCCTGTACCATTCCTATGCTCGCTAGCCGACCTACTCATTATAACTTTTTATAAAGTTTTGTAAAAATTAGTAATGCTTATCGCACAAATAATCGCTACCAGGGTCAAGTCCTTCATTGACGCCAAGTAGGTGTGCCAAATTCGCTAATCAAGCTATTGTCAATATATTCAAGTAGTCTGGCTCGATGGTATAGAGGATGCTATAGGGAAATTTGCGCGTCAAACATCGCCGAACATTTTTGTCAAATATAGCCCAGCGAGGATGAAAGACATACTTCATGGGTCAAGCAACATCCTCACTTGAGCTAAGGCTTCATCCCCTGGAATTGCTTGCACAGCACCGCTTTGGATTTCGTTCCGTCGTTTATGGGCCTCAGATATCCAAGCTGCTTGAATCTTTGGATCGGTATCAAATTCTAAACTTTCTGCGAGTTTTTCTGCCAAAAGCGCTCTTGAGGCGCTAGGGAGAGATAAAAGTTCTTCTGTCAGTTGTTCAATTGACCGCATAGCACCTCGCCAACTGCTTAATTATAATCATAATCTAACAGATTTTAGACCCACTTAAACTAGAAACCGTCAACCCTTTGTTAACGCTGTTCCTTGAATACAAGCACCATCTAAAACCACACCTAAAAATAATGTTTGTTCAACAATAGCGCAGAGTAAATTAGCCCGTTCTAAATTAGTTCCTCGCAGGACAGCACCGGATAAATTAGCTTCTTCTAAATCGGCTTGAGATAAATCAGCCCCCGATAAATTAGTATTTCTTAAATCCGCTTGATATAAAATGCCGTGGGATAAATTCACCCCGCGTAAATCAGCCCCCCTTAAATCAATTCCACTCAAATCTAAATTTCCACAGGTGGCGCCTGTTAAAAATGCCCCTGTAAAACTTGCTTCTGTCACCTCAGCATCGAATAGAATTGCTCCTCGTAAATCAGCATTTCTGAAGTCGGCGCCTTGTAAATTAGCCCCCGATAAATCGGCTCCTCTTAAATTAGCTCGGAGTTGTGCTCCTTGTAAATTAGCACCCGATAAATTAGCGCCCGATAAATTAGCGCCCGATAAATTCACCTGAGCCAAATTAGCGCCGGATAAATCCACGCCGGATAAATTAACATTACTCAGGTCTTTAATCGTTCCTCGCCTAATGGCATTTAAGTCCAGAGATGGGGATTGAGTCATAGTGTTCATGAGGGATGATTTCAAGATTAAACTTTGGATTCTTTTGACAGTTTGGATTTAGAACTTAACTCTTCTTCTAGCCAGACATTGGGTAATTGACTCGGTTGTTGGGGTAACTGCATTAACCCCATTTCTGCTAATTTTACAACGGTTTTTAAGGCTTCAACTAAGGTCGGATCAAACCGTATTCCACTTAACTCCTGACATTTTTCTAAGGCCTCTGTTGAACTTAAAGCCGGACGTTTTCCTCTGGGTTGAGTTAAGTCTTGAAAATAGACAACTAGCCCTAAAATTCGGGCTTTCATATTAATTTCTTCCCCTTTTTCTCCATCGGGTTTACCACTGCCATCCCAATATTCTAACTGATGAGCGACTACATCCCGAATGATTCCTAATTCTGGCATAGATTCTAATAATCTTGATCCAATTAAAGCCCGTTCTGACCAAAACTTTTGAGTCGCATCATCCATTTCTTCTGGAGGTTGGGTAAACACTTCATCGGGTGCAGATGTTAACCCAATTCGATGTAATAATCCCGCTAATTGTAACCGTCTTAACGTTACCGTAGGCAAATCTAAAATTTGTCCAATAGTTTCAGATAAAGCCGCCACTTGTAAGGAGGCACAGGGGTTATCGTGATCCCGTTCATCGACCCGTTGCGCCATTCTTAAAAACGCTTGTAATTTATTCGCACTAATATTACGGCTGACTCGTTTAGCTTGCCCTTCTAATTTCCACAATTCACGGGTTTGACGATTGACTGTAATTAATTCTTGTTGAGAAGATTGTAAATAACTCACAATCCGAGAAACAACCCCAGTTAAATCAGGAACTTGATGATACGGTGTCGCTATAATTTCTTGATATTGTTGCGATAAACGATCTGCTAATTCAGAATTATAGGGTCGAAAACGCTCAATCAAAATCCTAGCAGATTCCCGAACTAACTTTTGATCAAATGTCCATAATCCATAAAATTTGCGTTCTGTATCAATTGTTGGTTTGCTATTGGCAGGATATTCATCCAGCATCAATTCATGACACAATACCATTGTCGTATAACTCGGAGCCAGGATAATTAAATTCCACTCCATTACCAAACTATCAGAACGGTCTAAATTAATTAAAGAAACATTCTCTAATTGTCCGGTGCGATGGGTTGTAAATCCACTATCCGCAACGGCACTAATCACAACATGGCGACAAGATTGAACGATATCAAAATAGCGCTCGGCTTCTTGAAGATACCATTTTCCCTCCTGAAATGTTACTAACACTAGAGGTTGTTGATCTGGTGTCGCCTCACTATTTTGCAAAATGTGATCTTCAAGTGCATGACACAACGCCACTAGCGTATTCTTGAAGTAGACACCATAACTAGAAGGCAGTTGACCATCAGAAAGGGAGGCTTTAAGCTGATTGAGCGTGGATTCTGGATTCATTGGCAAGCGCGAGTCCCGACTATTCCTTAAATCTTAACTGCTATGGACAGAATTATAGGAGTAAACAGCTAAAAATTTTCATTTTATGGTCGAGATCGCCCAGAATTTAGCTTCTTCCGCATGCGTGCCCCACGACTGACCCGATGAGGTCGTGGGATGAATTGCGGTCAGGGACTAGAATGTTCAATAATTGGTGATCATTAAAAAAAGGAGGTGATTCAAAGTGCTGAAGGCAACAAAAGTCAGGCTCTATCCAACACCCGAACAGGAATTAGCATTAGCTAAATCATTTGGTTGTGCAAGGTGGTATTGGAATTATGCCTTAAATACCTGTATTCAGCACTATCAAGAAACTGGCAAAAGTTTAAAATTAACATCTTATAAAGGAATGCTCCCTCAACTCAAGAAAGAATATCCTTGGCTCAAAGAAGATTGCTACTCATCGGTTCTTCAATGTGTAGCTATAAACTTAGATAGAGCCTACAAAAATTTTTTTGAGGGACGAGCTAAATTTCCCAATTTTAAATCTAAACATCACAAGCAATCAATTCAGTATCCCCAAAGTGTTACTGTTAACGGTGAACACCTAAAAATTCCTAAAATTGGTGAAATCAAAGCGGTATTTCACCGAGAAGTTACGGGGAAGATTAAAACGGTAACAATCTCAAAAACTTCGACTGATAAATATTTTGCTTCAATTTTATGTGAAGTTGAAGGAACTGATGTTAAACAGTCGGGAGATCAGATTATTGGAATTGATCTGGGGTTAAAAGATTTCGTAATTACTCATAATGGAGAAAATGCAACTAAATATGCTAACCCCAAACATTTATATCGTCACCAGAAAAATTTAGCTCGAAAACAGAAAAAACTCTCTCAAAAAACTCAAGGTAGTTTTTCGAGAGAGAAGTTTAGAAAAACTGTAGCTAAGGTTCATGAGAAAATCGCCAATTCCCGCCAAGATTTCTTGCATAAATTATCAAGAAAATTGGTAAACGAAAGTCAAGTGATTGTCGTTGAAAACCTCAACGTCAAGGGAATGGTTAAAAACCGGAAGCTATCAAAAGCTATATCTGATGTGGGATGGGGAAAATTTGTCAACTTTATTGATTACAAGTTGAAGCAAAAAAATAGTGAACTTGTAGAAATTGATCGCTTTTTTCCTAGTTCCAAAACTTGTTCGAGTTGCGGTTATGTCCTAGATGAATTATCTCTGGATATTAGAGGATGGGCTTGTCCAAATTGCCATACTCACCATGACCGCGACATAAACGCTGCACTTAACATCAGGAATGAAGGAATCAGAATATTAACTGAAGGCGGAGGGAACCCCGTCTTTGCCGATGGAGGCTGTGTAAGACCAGATAACCGCAAGGTGAAAGGGCATCGGTCTGTGAATTCGCTGATCCTGCACCGAACCGATTAGGGCGGTGTAGGTAGTTCACGATAGGATCAATCCATGAAGGATATTACAGCTTTTGAACCCCTCCGCGTTTTCTGTTTAATTTTGCCTTAATCTTACTTAACAAGAGAAAAAACAGGAAGAGGGGCCGCCGGAATATATTTGGCAAGCGATTAATTTATTAAAAGTTTCTCGAATTTACTGAGTTTATAGTAGGATAATTTGTACTTTTTCAACGGATTGATTACTTTAACCTTAATGTTTAATGGAGATTTAATCTATGACGACGCAACCCAATTTTTCATCCCCATCTACCCGTCAACCTGTAGGAATGGCCACAGATAGTACAACTTCCTTAGTAGGAGTTAATATCATCACAATTACGAATGAAGATGTCAATAGGAACGGTGAATATATTGGGACAACTGGCCCTGATTATATTGAAGTTTCTCCTTTTTTGGCTCCCTTTGAGTTTATAATTTATGGTTTAGAAGATCAAGATACCCTATCTGGAGGTGCAGGAGATGATAGTTTATTTGGGGGGAAAGGAAATGATAGTTTAATCGGTTTAAATGGGAATGATATTATCCAAGGAAATTTAGATGCAGATTATATTAATGGGGGAAATGGAGATGATTCTGTTTATGGAGGACAGGGAAATGATACCCTTCTAGGTTCAGCCGGAAATGATTCTCTCGCTGGGGATAAAGGCGTAAATCAGTTAACAGGAGGATTTGGATTTGATCACTTTGCAGTTCGTTCTATTCCTTCGGAAAATACGGGTTCACTATCGGATTTTATTCCCGATAATGCGGATGTGATTACAGATTTTACCCCTGGAGAAGATGTGGTTGTCGTCAGTGGGGTTCCTTCCTTTGCTCAATTGAGTTTAATTTCAATTACCCCGGAAGCAGTAAGAGGATTATTTCCCAGTATTGAGCGTAATCTCGGCGGGGGAACCTTAATTGAAGTTGAAGCCACAGGTCAAATTATTGGGTTTTTGGAAAATATTCAACCGCAACAATTATTAACCTCTTCCTTCCTATTTTTCCCCACTTCTTTAGGTTAGTTTATCCGGTTAAATCTGAATTATGGGTTTCTCCATCACTTAAGGGTAAAAAGATTTCAACCAGGGTTCCTTGATTTTTCCCAGGACTGACTAATTGAATTTTACCTCCCATTAGTTCCACTAAATTTCTGGAAATCACTAATCCTAATCCGGTACTTCCTAATGTTTGGAGTCTGGATTCATCTTCAACAACAAACGGTTGAAACAGTTTTTCTTGGATTTGAGGTGAAATTCCGATTCCAGTATCTTTAATGGTAATCACAGCCATGTCTTCACTTTCTTGAGTTTCAGAATTAGCAACGGAGCGAATTTCAGAGCTAATTGAAATACTCCCTCGGTCTGTAAATTTAATCGCATTCCCAATAATATTAATAAAAACTTGTTTGAGTTTTGTTGGATCTGCTTTAACTTCAATTCGGTGGGAATAATCTTGTTTATAAAGTCGTAATCCCTTTTGACGGATATTAGAAAATTGCAGATAGATAGCGGCGGTTAAACTGGCGTGTAAATCAATTGTTTTAATATCAACTAAAACTCGACCTTCTTCTATTCGAGCTAAGTCTAAAACTTGATTGATTAACGTTAATAAATGCAGAGAGGAATGGTGAGCTTGTTGTAAAAGTTCTAGTTCTTCGTCTCGATCATCACATAAATCATCTAATAACAGTTGTAGCGAACCAATAATCCCATTCATTGGCGTTCTTAACTCATGGGAAGTT is part of the Planktothrix serta PCC 8927 genome and encodes:
- a CDS encoding DICT sensory domain-containing protein, translated to MNPESTLNQLKASLSDGQLPSSYGVYFKNTLVALCHALEDHILQNSEATPDQQPLVLVTFQEGKWYLQEAERYFDIVQSCRHVVISAVADSGFTTHRTGQLENVSLINLDRSDSLVMEWNLIILAPSYTTMVLCHELMLDEYPANSKPTIDTERKFYGLWTFDQKLVRESARILIERFRPYNSELADRLSQQYQEIIATPYHQVPDLTGVVSRIVSYLQSSQQELITVNRQTRELWKLEGQAKRVSRNISANKLQAFLRMAQRVDERDHDNPCASLQVAALSETIGQILDLPTVTLRRLQLAGLLHRIGLTSAPDEVFTQPPEEMDDATQKFWSERALIGSRLLESMPELGIIRDVVAHQLEYWDGSGKPDGEKGEEINMKARILGLVVYFQDLTQPRGKRPALSSTEALEKCQELSGIRFDPTLVEALKTVVKLAEMGLMQLPQQPSQLPNVWLEEELSSKSKLSKESKV
- a CDS encoding pentapeptide repeat-containing protein — its product is MTQSPSLDLNAIRRGTIKDLSNVNLSGVDLSGANLAQVNLSGANLSGANLSGANLQGAQLRANLRGADLSGANLQGADFRNADLRGAILFDAEVTEASFTGAFLTGATCGNLDLSGIDLRGADLRGVNLSHGILYQADLRNTNLSGADLSQADLEEANLSGAVLRGTNLERANLLCAIVEQTLFLGVVLDGACIQGTALTKG
- a CDS encoding addiction module protein, which produces MRSIEQLTEELLSLPSASRALLAEKLAESLEFDTDPKIQAAWISEAHKRRNEIQSGAVQAIPGDEALAQVRMLLDP
- a CDS encoding RNA-guided endonuclease InsQ/TnpB family protein — protein: MLKATKVRLYPTPEQELALAKSFGCARWYWNYALNTCIQHYQETGKSLKLTSYKGMLPQLKKEYPWLKEDCYSSVLQCVAINLDRAYKNFFEGRAKFPNFKSKHHKQSIQYPQSVTVNGEHLKIPKIGEIKAVFHREVTGKIKTVTISKTSTDKYFASILCEVEGTDVKQSGDQIIGIDLGLKDFVITHNGENATKYANPKHLYRHQKNLARKQKKLSQKTQGSFSREKFRKTVAKVHEKIANSRQDFLHKLSRKLVNESQVIVVENLNVKGMVKNRKLSKAISDVGWGKFVNFIDYKLKQKNSELVEIDRFFPSSKTCSSCGYVLDELSLDIRGWACPNCHTHHDRDINAALNIRNEGIRILTEGGGNPVFADGGCVRPDNRKVKGHRSVNSLILHRTD
- a CDS encoding calcium-binding protein → MTTQPNFSSPSTRQPVGMATDSTTSLVGVNIITITNEDVNRNGEYIGTTGPDYIEVSPFLAPFEFIIYGLEDQDTLSGGAGDDSLFGGKGNDSLIGLNGNDIIQGNLDADYINGGNGDDSVYGGQGNDTLLGSAGNDSLAGDKGVNQLTGGFGFDHFAVRSIPSENTGSLSDFIPDNADVITDFTPGEDVVVVSGVPSFAQLSLISITPEAVRGLFPSIERNLGGGTLIEVEATGQIIGFLENIQPQQLLTSSFLFFPTSLG
- a CDS encoding LmeA family phospholipid-binding protein, with the protein product MVQALFGSTSFQTQSGDRLVSKVVGAAIAALFKRSEKIEANVRAEPVAKLLQGSVDGFDFIGNGMLMYNGLRIAVMELYLQAVSIDFSAIFTGQVKLRQPTQASLRVVLTEEDLTDSFNTPFVVEKLQRLQYQGEPLTFTKTLMTVTPEKALRIQSGILVGNSEEPIQVDFTTQVEVQDRQKIRFVDVQYSGNQEEINLSQALVNHVNDLLDLDKFALDGTQLRVDRLRIQNNSVIFYGSAQINQFPKGKKS
- a CDS encoding sensor histidine kinase, which gives rise to MFTWLMPIIAVFVALLVALIGFIFYQNLQQLRQEKANLQALLQTTKEKFQLEKADLEQKLKITQEKARAVEAKNKVLQEMNHRKDEFLRQTSHELRTPMNGIIGSLQLLLDDLCDDRDEELELLQQAHHSSLHLLTLINQVLDLARIEEGRVLVDIKTIDLHASLTAAIYLQFSNIRQKGLRLYKQDYSHRIEVKADPTKLKQVFINIIGNAIKFTDRGSISISSEIRSVANSETQESEDMAVITIKDTGIGISPQIQEKLFQPFVVEDESRLQTLGSTGLGLVISRNLVELMGGKIQLVSPGKNQGTLVEIFLPLSDGETHNSDLTG
- the psb35 gene encoding photosystem II assembly protein Psb35 gives rise to the protein MASNTLWIPIAVLVVGFIAAVGIGSIAWYNSKRPPGWEDKERPDYIPKVNQEDEKN
- a CDS encoding glycerol-3-phosphate acyltransferase, producing MSFWAIILLLIGSFSLGALPLTGWVVQLLLGKNLSQLGTGNISVSAAFSQAGKLAGIIAVVLEIARGIIPVIAAKILFPNAPIWQIFSLILLVAGRYFIAKGGGVTNATWGILVYSPIIALSSGITGLLIWRFSYLLLPISKSSSRLWASRLGCLSATFWVWFWHQIFQSPPFLSPWELVAVMGLSLELVIINLAQKDDVGLYMKQQIFNLKDNLDIQQCGEKATRLSELKRAGFKVPLGWVLPAIHRLEDTTIPFKQQINLINYPLIVRSSALGEDSNHSSAAGQYQTIGPIYSASELQPAIIQCRQSYWTPEAISYRQNQQLPDRGIAVLIQPYLASQVAGVMFTRNPLDGGSQIIIEALPGGAESVVGGQFTPVHLEIEINTFIENLELPSFLPKTVILELVKIAQDIETFYQGIPQDIEWCWDGVKVWILQSRPITNLRPIWTRTIAAEVIPGVIPPLTWSINRPLTCGVWGEIFTLVLGKKVAKLDFNQTAKLFGSHAYFNATLLGEIFTLMGLPKQGLEFLVRGQKMGKPPLGKLFPSLPGLWRLIQRERHLDQDFKRDLEQLFLPTLQQLETHSSLEFFTLNQLLEQAETIQTLLKSATYYNIIAPIGLAIRRTLFKVSDAWIPTHTTPEVASMQTLQSLADQIRETFEEAEEITHQSFNQILAKNQHFSQQFNTWLQTYGYLSEVGTDISVPNWLEQPEIFKEMLFKILKNPNYRMENLTVSNLTLWEKWRQAQCYQRTLTKSKIAEIYGKLLAHLRWTILAIESQAITQGILEHSGDIFYLEWDEIKAWIEQKIEPDFIPKVRQRRQIFQEDSDRTVPSVIYGNILPKPRSTTLQNSAILQGIPASIGSVEGTVKICRSLTNIIDTTEDKILVVPYTDAGWSPILLTAKAIISEVGGQLSHGAIIAREYGIPAVMNIPGATTYLKDGQRVRVDGYLGTVEILDSKE